A DNA window from Clostridium botulinum BKT015925 contains the following coding sequences:
- a CDS encoding AAA family ATPase, whose amino-acid sequence MNDEQIEFKGVIDRLIGSYNNNFKIYAVTPTTNNKEIKYNKYGNVSISGDLPELALGIEYSIKGIENKWGYEVINIERDKPTTKTAIKKFLKEIITVKQAETLLFVYPDIIDKIINDDLDDVDLNKTKGIKEKTFDSVKRKVIESFPLMNFVNEFSDYGVTLSEAKKMYKEFTSVDRMKEMMAIDPYGTLCLISGISFKKADKKILSAFSDSNLKNSLHRMRACIKFLLSENEKKGNTWISLDNLFQQCNNLCQESVNDYFVNALQDKDIYVEGSSKRIAFTNSYQTEKYIAECLITLYKSSQRLLIDYSKYYKNNGMDLTKEQQGVLKNFCEYNISLLVGNAGSGKSATIASIINLCDDNDLEYILMTPTGKSAMVLSEFTNRDAGTIHRKLEYNPKKGWICNKENKLRCDVVIVDENGMTDISLMKHLLDAIDLKRTRVLFVQDDAQLPSVSCGNCAYDMINSGILPITRLTKVFRYGEGGLLQVTTKIRNGEKYIDNKQCDDIVTFGIHKDYCIIPTQNEYMMDYIIGIYKNLLKEGNDPLDIMVLSAKNINDNGAIEINQRIQEEINPHTENKHYRKYGDKIFREGDIVMQIKNNYQAINEDFDEVIITNGDIGQIKKIDGKYVYVQYKKDMITYAQDNLDEIQLAYAMTVHKSQGSGVKNVILATPTSHKFNLNKNLLYVGVTRAKEKVWHITLPETINSALRKSAELQRNTFLKDLLIKIN is encoded by the coding sequence ATGAATGATGAACAAATAGAATTTAAAGGTGTTATAGATAGATTAATTGGTAGTTATAATAACAATTTCAAGATATATGCAGTAACACCTACAACAAATAATAAAGAAATAAAATATAATAAATATGGCAATGTATCAATTTCAGGTGATTTACCTGAATTGGCACTAGGAATAGAATACTCAATAAAAGGTATAGAAAACAAATGGGGTTATGAAGTTATTAATATAGAAAGAGACAAACCAACAACTAAAACAGCAATCAAAAAGTTCTTAAAGGAAATAATAACTGTAAAACAAGCTGAAACATTGTTGTTCGTATATCCAGATATAATTGATAAAATTATTAATGATGACTTAGACGATGTAGATTTAAACAAAACCAAAGGTATTAAAGAAAAGACATTCGATTCCGTTAAGCGTAAAGTAATTGAATCATTTCCATTGATGAATTTTGTCAATGAATTTTCAGATTATGGAGTAACGTTATCAGAAGCAAAAAAGATGTACAAAGAATTCACATCAGTTGACAGAATGAAAGAAATGATGGCAATTGATCCATATGGAACACTATGTTTGATTAGTGGAATATCATTTAAAAAAGCAGATAAGAAAATATTATCTGCTTTCTCTGATAGTAATTTAAAAAACTCTTTACATAGAATGAGAGCTTGTATTAAATTTTTACTAAGTGAAAATGAAAAAAAAGGTAATACATGGATATCATTAGATAATTTATTTCAACAATGTAATAACTTATGCCAAGAATCAGTGAATGATTATTTTGTAAATGCATTGCAAGATAAAGATATATATGTTGAAGGAAGTAGTAAAAGAATAGCTTTTACAAATTCTTATCAAACGGAAAAATACATAGCTGAATGTCTAATAACTTTATATAAGAGTTCTCAACGATTACTGATAGATTATAGTAAATACTATAAAAACAACGGCATGGATTTAACTAAAGAACAACAGGGAGTATTAAAAAATTTTTGTGAATATAATATAAGTTTGTTAGTTGGAAATGCAGGATCAGGAAAGTCAGCTACGATAGCATCTATAATTAATTTATGTGATGATAATGACTTAGAGTATATATTAATGACACCTACAGGAAAATCAGCTATGGTATTAAGTGAATTTACCAATAGAGATGCAGGAACTATACATAGAAAGCTAGAATACAATCCTAAAAAGGGTTGGATATGTAATAAAGAAAACAAACTACGATGTGATGTAGTTATTGTTGATGAAAACGGAATGACCGATATTTCTTTAATGAAACATTTGCTAGATGCAATTGATTTAAAACGTACAAGGGTACTGTTTGTTCAGGATGATGCACAATTGCCTAGTGTTAGTTGTGGAAACTGTGCTTATGATATGATTAATAGTGGTATATTGCCTATTACAAGACTTACCAAAGTATTTAGGTATGGGGAAGGTGGATTATTACAAGTTACTACTAAAATAAGAAATGGTGAAAAGTACATTGATAACAAACAATGTGATGATATTGTTACATTTGGCATACATAAAGATTACTGTATTATACCAACTCAAAATGAATATATGATGGATTATATAATAGGCATATATAAAAACTTGTTAAAGGAAGGAAATGATCCTTTAGATATTATGGTACTAAGTGCTAAAAATATAAATGATAATGGTGCTATTGAAATTAATCAAAGAATACAAGAAGAAATTAACCCTCATACGGAAAATAAACATTATAGGAAATATGGAGACAAAATATTCAGAGAAGGTGATATTGTTATGCAAATAAAAAACAATTATCAAGCTATCAACGAAGATTTTGACGAAGTAATTATAACAAATGGTGATATTGGTCAAATTAAAAAAATTGATGGTAAGTATGTATACGTGCAATATAAAAAAGATATGATTACATATGCACAAGATAATTTAGATGAAATTCAATTAGCATATGCTATGACAGTACACAAAAGTCAAGGAAGTGGAGTTAAAAATGTCATATTAGCCACACCTACATCCCACAAATTTAACTTAAATAAAAACTTACTATATGTAGGAGTTACAAGAGCAAAAGAAAAAGTATGGCATATTACATTGCCAGAAACAATTAATAGTGCATTAAGAAAAAGTGCTGAATTACAAAGAAATACCTTTCTTAAAGATTTGTTAATAAAGATAAATTAA
- a CDS encoding ATP-binding protein, with product MYNNLKEVVQELIERGFEGNYWDFKQKWHKNNDRLLHDILCFANTVHVKDCFLIFGVSDNCEVLGVADDENRKKQADVLDMLNNCSFAGDNNPQISLETIKLQDKELDILIIYNTNNTPLYITKKCKKYNDIQENFIYSREGDRNTSIKENSNIYEIERLWQKRFGLNRNCIEEFKEILKDKSAWKSNSYGYYYIYNPEFVIKLGDFMDDCTRPAAYSYLMTNESTSYYDLQLIYKGTLLNTFQEVVLDSGRYSTISPDLNFIYRDKYHRETYEFRSYTKGTLEYLLYRFLFNSESEEAIYAKGSFDEIISIFNDEYERKEFIEYIKINLSRFDQELQQLLAKEPCKYDSYGEYDDECLNETIMSCKLAKKYLDEFRSINK from the coding sequence ATGTATAATAATTTAAAAGAAGTAGTACAAGAGTTAATTGAACGAGGATTTGAGGGTAATTACTGGGACTTTAAACAAAAATGGCATAAGAATAATGATAGGTTATTGCATGATATATTATGTTTTGCAAATACAGTTCATGTAAAAGATTGTTTTTTAATATTTGGGGTATCAGATAATTGTGAGGTTTTAGGAGTTGCAGATGACGAAAATAGAAAGAAACAAGCCGATGTATTAGACATGCTTAATAACTGTAGTTTTGCAGGAGATAACAACCCCCAAATAAGTCTTGAAACTATAAAATTACAAGACAAAGAACTTGATATATTAATTATATATAATACTAATAATACACCATTATATATAACAAAAAAATGTAAGAAATATAATGATATTCAAGAGAATTTTATTTATTCAAGAGAAGGTGATCGCAATACTTCTATAAAAGAAAATTCTAATATATATGAGATAGAAAGATTGTGGCAAAAGCGTTTTGGATTAAATAGAAATTGTATTGAGGAGTTTAAAGAAATATTAAAAGACAAAAGTGCTTGGAAAAGTAATTCATATGGATACTATTATATATATAATCCCGAGTTTGTAATAAAGTTGGGAGACTTTATGGATGATTGTACTAGACCTGCTGCATACTCATATCTTATGACGAATGAAAGTACGTCTTATTATGATTTACAGTTGATATATAAAGGAACGCTACTTAATACATTTCAAGAAGTGGTATTAGATAGTGGAAGATATTCAACTATATCTCCTGATTTAAATTTTATTTATAGAGACAAATATCATAGGGAAACTTATGAATTTAGGAGTTATACTAAAGGTACATTAGAATATTTATTATATAGATTTTTATTTAATAGTGAATCAGAAGAAGCTATATATGCTAAAGGTTCTTTTGATGAAATAATATCTATATTTAATGATGAATATGAAAGAAAAGAATTTATTGAATATATAAAGATAAATTTAAGTAGGTTTGATCAAGAATTACAACAACTTTTAGCAAAAGAACCATGTAAATACGATTCATATGGAGAATATGATGATGAATGTTTAAATGAGACTATTATGTCGTGCAAATTGGCTAAGAAATATTTAGACGAATTTAGAAGTATCAATAAGTAG
- the nrdD gene encoding anaerobic ribonucleoside-triphosphate reductase, with protein sequence MIKTVIKRDGREVDFNINRIVNAIELAMKDTKQGVDKELSVHIANDISKINKDKMTVEEIQDLVEDKLMDSKKDVAKEYIKYRNERTKERDSKSNVFEKMQDTFDMKSEDNRDNANKAGDKLQTYRAMIADIACREFARTKTIPEKILREHKKTIYQHDENYMCLPFFNCILIDYRDMLKNGFKVGMTPIETPKSITTAIAILSQIVAHVSSNCYGGNTLAEIDEGLEIYAKRSYKKHFRTGMKWLKNKKKAKKYAWEKLEKEVYDACQGFEYEIQTLTNSRGEVPFLTITFGKGRGKFCRLIQESYLKVRINGLTGGITPVFPKICFILKRGLNLEPQDPQYDIYQLALKCTSKRIYPDYLMYDKIVEVTGDFKSPMSCRSFLSTYKDENGHIKTDGRFNQGVCSINLVRIAIQSKGDENKFFELLHNALDLTKEALMFRHSMLKGIKAKQAPILYMNGAVARLNPEDTIDKLLYNNYSSISIGYVGLHNCMVALYGKSYYESEEMLEKGTKIMQCLRAYCDKAKEETTIGFSLYSTPAETLATKFCKEDVKDFGLIEGVNDQGYYENSFHYPSNKDITPFEKIDLESHYSKIASGGAIQYVEFGNMENNLEALEKIVTYAYDKCHYFGVNVRPDRCLKCGYKGVINPQHETENDYICPQCGNTDPLTMNICIRLCGYIGSLSERPTIDNKMKEMHNRVVHCGVR encoded by the coding sequence ATGATTAAAACTGTAATTAAAAGAGATGGAAGAGAAGTAGATTTTAATATTAATAGGATAGTTAATGCCATAGAACTAGCCATGAAAGATACCAAACAAGGTGTAGATAAAGAATTATCAGTACATATTGCAAATGATATTAGTAAGATTAATAAAGACAAAATGACGGTAGAAGAAATACAAGACTTAGTAGAAGATAAATTAATGGATAGTAAAAAAGATGTAGCCAAAGAATATATTAAATATAGAAATGAAAGAACAAAAGAAAGAGATAGTAAAAGTAATGTGTTTGAAAAAATGCAAGATACATTTGATATGAAGTCAGAAGACAATAGAGATAATGCTAATAAGGCGGGAGATAAATTACAAACATATAGAGCTATGATTGCGGATATTGCGTGTAGGGAGTTTGCAAGGACTAAAACCATTCCTGAAAAAATATTAAGGGAGCATAAAAAAACTATTTATCAACATGATGAAAACTATATGTGTCTTCCATTCTTTAATTGTATATTGATTGATTATAGGGATATGTTGAAAAATGGGTTCAAAGTAGGAATGACACCTATTGAGACTCCTAAATCTATAACAACAGCTATAGCCATACTTTCTCAAATAGTAGCACACGTTAGCAGTAACTGTTATGGAGGCAATACATTAGCTGAAATAGATGAAGGACTAGAGATATATGCTAAAAGGTCATATAAAAAACATTTTAGAACGGGTATGAAATGGTTAAAAAATAAAAAGAAAGCTAAAAAATATGCATGGGAGAAATTAGAGAAAGAAGTATATGATGCTTGTCAAGGGTTTGAATATGAAATTCAAACATTAACTAATTCCAGAGGTGAAGTACCGTTCTTAACAATAACATTTGGAAAAGGTAGAGGTAAGTTCTGTAGATTAATACAGGAGAGTTATTTAAAAGTTAGAATTAATGGATTAACTGGCGGTATAACACCAGTGTTCCCTAAAATATGCTTTATATTAAAAAGAGGTTTAAATTTAGAACCACAAGATCCACAATATGATATATACCAATTAGCACTAAAATGCACTTCTAAGCGTATATATCCTGATTATTTAATGTATGATAAGATAGTTGAAGTTACAGGTGATTTTAAGTCTCCTATGTCATGTAGAAGTTTCCTTAGTACATATAAAGATGAAAACGGACATATTAAAACTGACGGAAGATTTAATCAAGGAGTTTGTTCTATTAACCTTGTAAGAATAGCAATTCAATCTAAAGGAGATGAAAATAAGTTCTTTGAATTATTACATAATGCGTTAGATTTAACAAAAGAAGCATTGATGTTTAGACATAGTATGTTGAAAGGAATTAAAGCTAAACAAGCACCTATATTATATATGAATGGTGCAGTTGCTAGGTTAAATCCAGAAGACACTATAGATAAACTTTTATATAATAATTACAGTAGTATATCAATTGGCTATGTTGGATTACATAATTGCATGGTTGCATTATATGGCAAGTCATATTATGAGAGCGAAGAAATGTTGGAAAAAGGTACTAAAATAATGCAATGTCTTAGAGCTTATTGCGACAAAGCAAAAGAGGAAACAACTATAGGATTTAGCCTGTACTCAACTCCCGCAGAAACGTTAGCTACAAAGTTCTGCAAAGAAGATGTTAAGGATTTTGGATTAATTGAAGGAGTGAACGACCAAGGATATTATGAAAATTCATTCCATTACCCTTCAAATAAAGATATAACACCATTTGAAAAAATAGATTTAGAATCTCATTATTCAAAAATTGCTTCAGGTGGTGCTATTCAATACGTTGAATTTGGAAACATGGAAAATAATCTTGAAGCACTTGAAAAAATAGTTACATATGCTTATGATAAGTGCCATTATTTTGGAGTAAATGTTAGACCAGATAGATGCTTAAAATGTGGTTATAAAGGAGTTATTAATCCTCAGCATGAAACAGAAAATGATTATATATGTCCTCAATGTGGGAATACAGATCCTTTAACAATGAATATATGTATAAGACTATGTGGATATATAGGTAGTTTATCAGAAAGACCTACAATAGATAATAAAATGAAAGAAATGCATAACAGAGTTGTTCATTGTGGGGTGAGGTAA
- the nrdG gene encoding anaerobic ribonucleoside-triphosphate reductase activating protein, whose translation MHYTKIIECDTNNGDGFRVSLFVSGCNKIPKCKNCHNKTLWNFNYGQQYTQQTEDMIIKLLSKEYISGLSIIGGEPTDNLKENWLHQLVKRVRKELPNKTIYCWTGYKFENLIFNETKLKFIEQLDMLRDGEYIEELKDLSQYLGGSFNQRIIDVQKSLKQGKVVLYDC comes from the coding sequence ATGCATTACACTAAAATTATAGAATGTGATACAAATAATGGAGATGGATTTAGAGTTTCTTTATTTGTAAGTGGGTGTAATAAAATACCTAAGTGTAAAAATTGTCATAACAAGACTTTATGGAATTTTAATTATGGGCAACAATATACACAACAAACAGAAGATATGATAATAAAGCTATTATCAAAAGAATATATATCAGGGCTGTCAATTATAGGAGGTGAACCCACAGACAATCTTAAAGAAAATTGGTTACACCAATTAGTTAAAAGAGTTAGAAAGGAGTTACCAAATAAAACTATTTATTGTTGGACAGGGTATAAGTTTGAAAATTTAATATTCAATGAAACAAAATTAAAATTCATAGAACAATTAGATATGCTGAGGGATGGAGAATATATAGAAGAATTAAAAGACTTATCTCAGTATTTAGGAGGTTCATTTAATCAACGAATAATAGATGTTCAAAAATCATTGAAACAAGGTAAGGTTGTGTTATATGATTGTTAA